A portion of the Halorubrum sp. BV1 genome contains these proteins:
- a CDS encoding permease: MQATIIDGVLESLRIGVGFLWTAAWAIIMGLTITSLVQVYVSKERMAQELGDGDLTGLTKATVFGAASSGCSFGAVAIGKGLFKKGAHAVNFLAFMFASTNLIVELGLMILILLGWEFLVAELLGGLILIAVMAVIVHFTLPENLFEEVRETLNERDREAGVSEDPTCGMEGKDEYTLMTDGGETLKFCSEGCMETYRQETSSRGGWRDELLSWGGWYKVGNQYRKEWSMIWKDIVAGFLISGFVIVFVPQWVWNTLFIQGDGLLVTAENAIMGVTIAVLSFVGSMGNVPFAVALWGGGVSFAGIIAFVYADLITIPVLNVYRKYYGWKIMLYILGVFFVTMAFTGFLMEVLFDALGIVPDLAGGETATEQTYFELNYTFYLNIIAFALSGFFLYVYRRGLGAPGQYRDPVCGMRTDDEAPSASHDGTTYYFCSKKCKRTFEEEPTEFADQSPQISSHDHDHDH, encoded by the coding sequence ATGCAGGCGACGATAATCGACGGAGTTCTTGAATCCCTCCGTATCGGTGTCGGATTTCTCTGGACGGCGGCGTGGGCGATCATTATGGGCCTCACGATCACGAGTCTGGTCCAGGTCTACGTCTCGAAGGAGCGGATGGCACAGGAGCTGGGTGACGGAGATCTAACTGGACTTACCAAGGCGACTGTGTTCGGAGCAGCAAGCAGTGGCTGCAGTTTCGGCGCCGTCGCCATCGGGAAGGGCCTGTTCAAGAAGGGGGCGCACGCGGTGAACTTCCTCGCGTTCATGTTCGCGTCGACCAACCTCATCGTCGAACTTGGGTTGATGATTCTGATTCTGCTTGGTTGGGAGTTCCTGGTCGCAGAGTTACTCGGTGGACTCATCCTCATCGCTGTGATGGCCGTCATCGTCCACTTCACGCTCCCCGAGAATCTCTTCGAAGAGGTCCGGGAGACGCTCAACGAGCGCGACCGTGAGGCGGGTGTCAGCGAAGACCCGACCTGCGGGATGGAAGGCAAAGACGAATACACGCTCATGACCGACGGCGGTGAGACGCTCAAATTCTGCTCGGAGGGCTGTATGGAGACCTATCGCCAGGAGACGTCGAGTCGCGGTGGGTGGCGTGACGAGTTGCTGTCGTGGGGGGGCTGGTACAAAGTCGGGAATCAGTACCGCAAGGAGTGGTCGATGATCTGGAAGGACATCGTCGCTGGCTTCCTTATTTCTGGGTTCGTCATCGTCTTCGTCCCCCAGTGGGTCTGGAACACCCTGTTCATCCAGGGCGACGGGCTGCTCGTGACCGCGGAGAACGCGATCATGGGTGTCACCATCGCCGTCCTCAGTTTCGTTGGCAGTATGGGCAACGTCCCGTTCGCGGTCGCGCTGTGGGGCGGTGGCGTCAGCTTCGCCGGGATCATCGCGTTCGTCTACGCCGACCTCATCACGATTCCCGTGCTGAACGTCTACCGGAAGTACTACGGCTGGAAGATCATGCTGTACATCCTCGGCGTCTTTTTTGTGACGATGGCGTTCACCGGCTTCCTCATGGAGGTGCTGTTCGACGCGCTGGGTATCGTTCCAGACCTGGCAGGCGGGGAGACGGCGACCGAGCAGACGTACTTCGAGCTCAACTACACGTTCTATCTCAATATTATCGCTTTCGCACTCTCTGGATTCTTTCTCTACGTTTACCGGCGCGGACTCGGCGCACCGGGTCAGTATCGTGATCCAGTGTGCGGGATGCGAACCGACGATGAGGCCCCGAGTGCATCCCATGATGGGACGACGTACTATTTTTGCTCAAAGAAATGCAAGCGTACGTTCGAAGAAGAACCCACGGAATTTGCTGATCAAAGCCCGCAGATATCGAGCCACGATCACGACCATGACCACTGA
- a CDS encoding MarR family transcriptional regulator, with translation MNRRRADTVVGVLVGFILLAGGVLSWRAYQQRRAIEQSMGSMMGSSMGTMHGTDPLWYVVGTLLVAGVIGTVYYVVRGELTDPEVADTTTPVDSVQTSATATSRDDEASPATSINPESDPQARVLDLLPDDERRVLEPVLNSPGITQIELRDRSEFSKSKVSQTVSSLEERGLLYRERQGRTYRVYPSDDLQNQQT, from the coding sequence ATGAATCGCCGCCGAGCAGATACTGTCGTCGGTGTACTTGTCGGGTTCATTCTCCTGGCCGGCGGGGTACTCAGTTGGCGAGCCTATCAACAGCGTCGGGCTATCGAGCAATCGATGGGGTCGATGATGGGTTCATCTATGGGGACGATGCACGGCACAGACCCCCTCTGGTACGTGGTTGGAACCCTGCTAGTCGCTGGCGTTATCGGTACCGTCTATTACGTGGTCCGGGGAGAACTCACCGATCCAGAAGTGGCTGACACAACGACGCCTGTCGATTCCGTACAGACATCGGCAACGGCTACGTCGAGGGACGATGAAGCCTCGCCGGCGACGTCTATCAATCCTGAATCGGACCCACAAGCACGCGTTCTCGATCTCTTACCGGATGATGAACGACGCGTCCTCGAACCCGTCTTGAACTCCCCCGGAATCACGCAGATCGAACTTCGGGATCGATCTGAGTTCTCGAAGAGTAAAGTGAGCCAGACTGTGAGTTCACTCGAGGAGCGCGGGCTGCTGTATCGGGAACGACAGGGTCGGACCTATCGCGTGTATCCGAGTGATGATCTACAGAACCAACAAACCTAG
- a CDS encoding SHOCT domain-containing protein → MTHYTNTLGRTTRRIAILAVPLLIVATGTAAAHGGGGYGGGMMGSGGWGVFSGGMGLWSFLWMGLLIVVPLYLVYSLLNRDSERSDSRPLSVLRERYARGELSDEEFERRRKQLE, encoded by the coding sequence ATGACACACTACACCAACACTCTCGGGCGGACGACTCGTCGAATCGCAATACTAGCGGTTCCGCTGTTGATTGTAGCAACGGGCACCGCAGCGGCTCACGGTGGTGGAGGCTACGGCGGCGGTATGATGGGTAGCGGCGGTTGGGGGGTCTTCAGCGGTGGAATGGGCCTCTGGAGCTTCCTTTGGATGGGGCTCCTAATCGTCGTCCCGCTCTATCTCGTCTACTCACTCCTCAACAGAGATTCTGAGAGGAGTGATAGTCGGCCGCTTTCGGTTCTTCGTGAGCGTTACGCTCGCGGTGAACTCTCCGATGAAGAGTTCGAACGTCGACGAAAGCAACTCGAGTAG
- a CDS encoding DUF302 domain-containing protein, with translation MVYTIQTKIDGEFDDVVDATDAALKDEGFGVLCDIDIQATLKEKLGEEFRQYRILGACNPPLAYEGLSAETELGALLPCNVIVYENDDGVIVVSAVDPEQLVGIADNDALDSVATEVSERFDRVLAAVTDEFGSASEA, from the coding sequence ATGGTTTACACAATACAAACCAAGATTGATGGAGAGTTCGACGATGTCGTCGACGCAACGGATGCCGCGCTCAAAGACGAGGGATTCGGTGTTCTCTGTGACATCGACATTCAGGCGACGCTCAAGGAGAAACTCGGCGAGGAGTTCCGCCAGTATCGCATCCTCGGTGCGTGCAATCCTCCGCTGGCATACGAAGGGTTGAGTGCAGAAACTGAACTCGGTGCGCTCTTGCCCTGTAACGTCATCGTCTACGAGAACGATGACGGCGTCATCGTGGTGAGTGCGGTCGACCCGGAACAGTTAGTCGGGATCGCTGATAACGACGCGCTTGACTCCGTCGCGACCGAGGTCAGCGAACGATTCGATCGCGTACTGGCAGCCGTAACTGACGAGTTCGGATCCGCATCGGAGGCCTGA
- a CDS encoding SHOCT domain-containing protein: MASSDQLDTTTILLIVLGAFILLPLLTMGMGFGGMMGYGGMMGQYGTTGGWWPLIGMLVPVIFLLALLGGGYLIFRRMSETQTSHNPAMEELRLAYARGDLTDEEFEARREKLEQSE, from the coding sequence ATGGCATCATCGGATCAACTGGATACGACGACGATACTGCTCATCGTCCTCGGAGCGTTCATCCTCCTTCCCTTGCTCACAATGGGTATGGGGTTCGGTGGGATGATGGGATACGGAGGAATGATGGGCCAGTACGGTACCACAGGTGGTTGGTGGCCCCTCATCGGGATGCTCGTCCCGGTCATCTTCCTCCTTGCGCTTCTGGGCGGTGGATATCTCATCTTCCGGCGGATGAGCGAGACACAGACGTCTCATAATCCCGCGATGGAAGAGTTACGTCTGGCGTACGCTCGTGGCGATCTCACGGACGAAGAGTTCGAAGCCCGACGAGAAAAGCTCGAACAATCAGAGTGA
- a CDS encoding plastocyanin/azurin family copper-binding protein has translation MGTNDKFGVSHVRSLRTSIARSYPLTNDTDHMTHHSRRQFLGIVGASAVASTGFAQSANAQETPIVEMGNNYFDPIGLRVDPGTTVQFELAAGAHSATAYADRIPEGASAFDSGTISDGSFEYTFETPGTYDYYCIPHKSIGMVGRIVVGSPGGPAEEDSIPDGEVPSSEAIVDQGTVAYGSSSDGSGNTGGGMMGRGGSGMMSGRNGGGVGGLPAVGGVLGMLGVLGGGLYWLGNQKSPQSTTDDSARKTLQNRYARGEIDEEEYRRRRERLDATDEDISN, from the coding sequence ATGGGAACAAACGACAAGTTCGGAGTGAGCCACGTCCGAAGTCTTCGCACCAGTATCGCGCGTAGCTACCCCCTGACGAATGATACAGACCACATGACACATCACAGCCGACGTCAATTCTTAGGCATTGTCGGTGCCAGCGCAGTCGCCAGCACCGGCTTTGCTCAGTCAGCGAACGCACAGGAGACGCCCATCGTGGAGATGGGAAACAATTACTTCGACCCAATCGGCCTACGTGTTGATCCCGGGACAACCGTTCAATTTGAACTCGCAGCGGGGGCACATTCCGCTACGGCGTACGCAGATCGTATTCCGGAGGGCGCTTCCGCCTTCGATAGTGGGACGATCTCAGACGGGAGCTTCGAATATACGTTCGAAACGCCAGGGACGTATGATTACTACTGCATCCCGCACAAGTCGATTGGGATGGTCGGACGGATCGTAGTTGGCAGTCCTGGCGGACCGGCAGAGGAGGATTCAATCCCGGATGGAGAGGTCCCATCGAGTGAGGCGATTGTTGACCAGGGTACAGTCGCCTACGGCTCAAGCAGCGATGGAAGCGGGAATACTGGTGGTGGAATGATGGGACGAGGTGGTTCTGGAATGATGAGTGGCCGCAACGGAGGTGGAGTTGGAGGGCTACCAGCTGTTGGTGGCGTACTCGGAATGCTGGGCGTTCTCGGTGGCGGGCTCTACTGGCTTGGAAACCAAAAATCTCCTCAATCGACTACCGACGACTCAGCCAGAAAAACGCTCCAGAACCGCTATGCCAGGGGCGAAATTGACGAGGAGGAGTATAGACGTCGCCGTGAGCGATTAGATGCTACTGATGAGGACATCTCCAACTGA
- a CDS encoding universal stress protein — translation MDQHGNDLVVMGTHGRSGLSRRLLGSVIEQDLRNSDELILTIRGV, via the coding sequence CTGGATCAACACGGGAACGACCTCGTCGTGATGGGAACACACGGACGATCCGGCCTTTCACGACGGCTCCTCGGAAGTGTGATCGAACAGGATCTCCGGAACTCAGATGAGCTCATTTTAACCATTCGAGGAGTATAG
- a CDS encoding winged helix-turn-helix domain-containing protein, translating into MSEERDISRILEILDDDYARAILESTRRKHLSAKELSEECDMSVSTVSRRVNTLLEYDLLIERTHVDPDGHHYSEYEAQLDRVEVQLLESGFDVRIELREDAPDRFARLWNTMRNE; encoded by the coding sequence GTGAGTGAGGAGCGAGATATCTCGAGGATTCTCGAAATCCTTGACGACGACTATGCACGCGCGATCCTCGAGTCGACTCGCCGAAAACATCTGTCCGCCAAGGAACTCAGCGAAGAGTGTGACATGTCAGTCTCGACAGTTTCCAGACGGGTCAACACGTTACTGGAGTACGATCTGCTTATCGAGCGAACGCACGTTGATCCCGACGGTCATCATTACAGTGAATACGAAGCCCAACTCGACCGCGTCGAGGTCCAGCTCCTCGAATCAGGATTCGACGTCCGTATCGAACTTCGAGAAGACGCGCCCGACAGATTTGCTCGGTTGTGGAACACAATGAGGAACGAATAA